ACTGGTTCCCAAAGACCAGGGCTGCTGTCATGGAGACTGACTCTCATTCCCCTGGTTCACTTGAACTCTTCTCTAGGAACTGGGATGCAGGAGGTatcagctcttcctcctcttggtAGAATTTCTCAGAAGAAGGAAATGAGGACTCAGGATGTGGGCACATTAGGAGGAACTGTGATCTCAGCCAAgcagtggagggaggaggggtgcaGATGCCAGACACAGGGCACTTCCCTTCCCCTGTTCCCCCTCTCCAGATGGGGCCTTGCCTACGCCACACAACgctcccacccccacacactcTACACCTTCTCTTTCTTGGCTGAGGGTCAGCACGGGTTGGATTTCTCTGCTGCCACTCCCACACGGAACCAGCCAGCATGTCCAGTCCTTTCAGCTCTGGCTTTATGTCTGTATAGCTCCCTGTTCTTTCCTTACACACACCCCTCATAGTGTGCACACATAAATAACAAAAGTTGGGGTCTTCAAGTTCTTGAAGTCTTTTAGCTTCATAGCTGTTGGATATCTGTTTAGGGGGTTATATTAGAGCCTATGTCTGGCTGACCTAGCCGGACCCTGAGCACCGTGATAAGTAAGAAAAACGGGTTATGAGATGAAAGCCAAGGGGTCCCTGGActcttcccctctctttttctACCCAGTTTCCAGATGAAACCTTGAGGAGCGGAGAGCTGCTGAACATGATCGTGGCTGTTATTGACTCTGCACAGGTACACATCGAGCCTTGACATCCCCAGAGAGGCCCGGAAGGCAGGACTGGGGAAGTCGGGGCCTCTGCTTTGTCTGCAGGCCTGCAGGCAGGGAGCCCATGCTCCCAGGCCCTCTGCTTCTGGGATAGATATGTGTACCCTTGGCTGTAGCAACTGGGAAGGAAAGTGGGCCCCAAGGGTGGCAGGTGAACCCTGCCTAGAGTTTCCCTTATTCTCCATATTCTTTGGGCATTCCTGTTTCAACAGGGAAAGCTGAGGGAATTGTTTGTTTAGCTCTCAACTGGATGCCTTCCCCTTGGCTTAGAATGAAAATGGTCAGACCATTTCTACTTAACCTTTCTACCATGCATAGGTCCCCAAGAGGCTGTAGCTTTGCTTGAGTCCATCTCAAGCCTGAGCAGAGGTCCCAGTTCTCTGTTCTCCTCTTCTCCACTCAGTTCCTATTCATTAAagaggaagcccaggccaggtgcagtggctcatgcctgtaatcctagcactttgggaggccaaggtgggaagatagcttgggcccaggagtttgagactagcctgggcaacatagcaagaccccatgtctataaaaaaattttaaaaaatagctgggtgtggcagTGTGTgccgatagtcccagctacttgggaggctgaggcaggaggatcacttgaacccaggagtttgaggttgctatgagctaggctgatgccactgcactctagcctggatgacagagcgagaccctgtctcaaaaaaaaaaaagaagtctagcACTCAAGAgtccttcctttgcctttcccCTGCCCACACCTGTGCTGAGAGCCTGGCCTCCCAggatccttccctcctcctcaggCCCAGACTAAAGCCAGGTAGAGAAGTTCCCTGTTCTTCTGCCATTGGGATGTGGGGGGTAGTTTTGTGCAACTATTTTTGCCCAAAATAGGCCTGTGGCTCCCACACAGACCTGTTGCTACCTTACCAGGCCCTCCATCCTTCAGAGACTGCAGCGTTCATGATGTtccatctcctccccaccccttcaaACTAGGCTTTCACTTCCTCTGACTTTTTCCCTTATgagccctcctgctcctccctccatACTAGCTTCCTGGCCTTTTTTAGAGCTCATGGGTTCTGCCTTCTTCCACCTCCTCAGCTCCAGGAGCTGGTCTGCCACGTGATGATGGGGAACCTGGTCATGTTCCGAAAAGACTCGGTCCTCAACATACTCAGTAAGTGACCAAACCTTTTAGGTACCTGAGAGAGGTGACAGGAGCAGGGTGTCAACCATGTGTATTTTTTACCAACAAGAAAgctggctctggggctgggaagtTAAGGGGTAGAAGGTCGCACcaccctgctgtgtggccttgggcagtgTCTCTCTGGATCTGTTTCTTGCTCTGTAAATTGGAAAGACTTACCCTTGCCTCCTCCAACCTCAGGGTTCGTGGGAATACAGAAGCCACGAGAAGACTAGAAATCAGTTTTGTGTGGGAAGGGAAAGGGTCTAGATTTAGAGTCACTGTCCCTACCTCTGTACCATTGTCCCATCCCTGCTTGGGGTGCTGGTAGTCAGCGGACTAGCCATATGTATGtgtgagggggagagagatgtTCGTTCTGTCTCTTGCAGTCCAGAGCCTGGACTGGGAAACCTTTGAGCAATATTGTGCCTGGCAGCTCTTCCTGGCCCACAACATCCCCCTGGAGACCATAATCCCGATCTTGCAGCACCTCAAATACAAGGGTGAGTAGGGTTGTGGGTTGGAAGCAAGTAGGAGAGGACACAGCCCGTCCAGCTGGGGCTCTGGCCAAGCCCAGATCCACCGCTCCCTTCCCTACCACAGTGCACCAGGGCAGGGCCACGTGAGCCAGGACTgcacaggggctggggggggcgggcagggactAGATAGGAGTGGGGTAGGGGCTGCTTCCTGGCTCCTGGTTGAAGACTGTCCTTGCTCCCTCTAGTGGCTGTTGGTTGGGGGATGAGAGAGGTGCCCAGATTCCTTCCCGGAATCATACAttcccctctctttccctcacaGAGCACCCAGAGGCCCTGTCCTGCCTCCTGCTTCAGCTCCGAAGAGAGAAGTGAGTTCCACCCCGGGGGCTCTGTAGCCTTCAGTCCCAATACACCAAGAGATACTGTGGTATAAAGGGCTTCTGTCCTGCTCCTTTTGCCATGTTTTTTTCCTGTCGTTGACATCTGCTTCTTTTGCCCTTCCCCCAGTGTGACTTACAAATAAGCAGCTCCCCTGGGATCTGAGCTTCCTCTCGACATACCCCCCTGCCCACCAGGAGCTgcccttggaggtggggagagggggaccGGACATCCCTGTTTCCTGCTGCCACAGCAGTTCTAATCCCTGGtggctcctgctcccctcccccatgcaggCCGCCACATGTCTAATCCAAGAGGAGGAAGGGTCAGAGTAGAGGGATCACACCCTGTCCTATCCTCTGCCTACACAGAGCAGAGTCGGCTGAACCCCTGTGCTCCCTGCGGGGTGGGCGTAGAGGGGAGAGGACTATGACCCCCTCTCCCATCACAGGCGCTGGAGCAGCCTCCCCTAATCAATGGAACAACAGCCGTGTATCTTTTCCTTCCTACCTTTTTGCCCTCCGTCCACCTTCTCTCCCCTCTTGCCCGAGAGACTAGAAATGGTGCGGTGTCCTGGAGGCAGTGGGAAGGTGGACGGCTGTGTGGGACTGTGGCTTCATagccctctctcctgccccttccttaAGCTGGATGCCAGGCTGGCCCACAGctccagcagggcaggggcagggacatGCACACAGCACATGCTTGTCCTTTTGCCTCCCCGGCCCATTTCCTGACCGTTCTGGGGGGCGGAGGGGAGATTTGGTGGTCCTGCTTCCCAACACAAGCGCACACACACCTCCTACTACCACAGAAACTGAAGAGTCTCACTTCTCATCTCCTGGCTTCCGCAGAGGATGAGACCAGGCATTCCTTGGCccaaagagaagaggaaagggatgTGAGAGTAGGAAGCTGCAGTGGGGCTCAGGTGGACGGGGTGGGCACGGTGGCATTTCGGAAATAAGGGAGTGGGAGGGATCGAGCAGTCCCTGAGGCTGCTCTGGGAGCCCAGCGCCCCGCCCCACAGGCCCAGCGAGGAGATGGTGAAGATGGTGCTGAGCCGGCCCTGCCACCCTGACGACCAGTTCACCACCAGCATCCTGCGGCACTGGTGCATGAAGCACGACGAGCTGCTGGCCGAGCACATCAAGTCCTTGCTCATCAAGAACAACAGCCTCCCCCGCAAGAGACAGAGGTGGGGCACGGTCCCTGTGGACCCTCCAGGCGGGGCTGCCCACATTTCCTGCCCACTGTCAGCAGGCCGTCACCAGGGCAGTCTGCAGTGACTGCTGCCCAGTGATAGTGGGGGGCCGGTGCAGTCCCAGCCTGGTTTGTGGGTGACATCTAGTGGTCTGAAGCCACATGGCATGCAGGACCATCGTGGCTTTTGTCCCCTGCTTCTAGTACCCCTGTGGCAGGGCTTCCATGTTCCGTGCACACCTCCCTTACCCCAGCCCAGCCCGAGAAGCCTGCCGGTCCTCCTCCCTGTGTGGTTTGCCTCTGTCTTAAGGAGGGACCCTGGTGTGGGGTGGAGGACCCTGGTGGGCTGGAGGGTGTCTCGCATTCCTGGAACACTGCCCCCACTCAGACTCTGGCACTCATGCCTTCCCTGCGCAGCCTGAGGAGCTCCAGCAGCAAGCTGGCCCAGCTGACCCTGGAGCAGATCCTGGAGCACTTGGATAACCTGCGACTCAACCTGACCAACACCAAGCAGAACTGTATgcttcccagccctccctgcgTCTCGTGTGTGGTGCTGCCCTGGCTCAGACCGCCTGGGGCCATGCTGGGGTCAGGGGCACGACGCCCAGGGCCAAACCCAAATTCTTTGGATAAAACCTTTGGTGCTATTGAATAAGCTCCTAGACATCtaattgtttttcctcccctgctctccctttcttctccctctagTTTTTAGCCAGACCCCAATCCTCCAGGCGCTGCAGCATGTCCAGGCGAGCTGTGACGAAGCCCACAAGATGAAGTGAGGCTCCTTCCACTTTTGGCTTTGGGAAGCAGTGGGGAGAAGGCCTAGAGGACAAGAGGCCTGCTGAGGACACAAACTTACCTAGgcttgaagaaaaacaaagacctaggcctgggggagaagaggatgggagGTGGCCACAGGCCCAGCATGTCCCTCCTCAGAGCTCATTCTTCTTTCCCTTAGGTTCAGTGATCTCTTCTCCCTGGCGGAGGAATACGAGGACTCTTCCACCAAACCACCCAAGAGCCGGCGAAAAGcagctctgtccagccctcgaaGTCGGAAGAATGCCACACAGCCCCCCAATGCTGAGGAAGAGTCCGGTTCCAGCAGTGCTTCGGTGAGGCCCCCCCACCAGTGCGCAGGAGTAGGAGCAATAGGTGTGGGAGGAGTTGGAGCTAGTgatttccctcctccccctcgcAATCTCTTCCAGGAGGAAGAAGACACAAAACCGAAGCCCACCAAGCGGAAACGAAAAGGGTCCTCTGCAGTGGGTTCTGACAGTGACTGAGGCCCTGTggtccccatcccacccccagtTGGACGGCCCTCTTCTCCTTGGTGAATCAGAGGTTAATAGGCGCGAGGGAAGTAAAAGGGAACCAGGCTCTTCCATCCCCAAGCTCACCGGTGAGGATGAGCTTTCTCCTCTGGCCCAGCCCGAGAAGCTGCcatgcagccccagcccctcccctcctctgccggGGCCGCAGCCCCTCACACTGCTGCCCCCACTGATGTTTGGGTTCTCCCTGAAGCCAGAGGCTGTGCAAAATAGGACCATGGTGGAAGTCCTCAGCCCCCCGACTCCTCCCCAGTCTCTGAAAGAGCCATTTcaacagagaagggaaaggagcaGCTGGCCAGAGAAACTAGGATGACAGTAGAGACTCCCTGTGTAGGTGTCCCTTCCTGCTTCCCCTTCAGGTGTTGATTTGCTCTAAACAGGCATTTTATAGTCATTCCCTCCACGCACCAGTATGAAACAGCTGACTAATCGGAGTGGTCTGGCTGCCCATTCCCAATCAGGGGGCAAATGTCATAAGCATTCAGGGAGGAACCTGAAAGGGTGGCCACAGCCCCACGCAGTGTGCCCTGGAGGCTTGGGTTGGCCTGAGAGGTTGGCACCTCAAGCTGGGCCAGAGCCCAGGGTAGTCCCAGAGGCAAGTTCCACAGAACTGTCAAGTGGTCCCATTTCCTTgggtctgttttctttttcttactttttttttttggcagagataATCGTGtcttaaaagttgtttttaaatgacaataaaacTAGCCAGAATGTCTTTTGTGCTGGAGTTTCCACAGGCATCAGGCATTTACCTTGTGCATGTCCAGGTGGTCTTGATTTCATTGGCACCCTAGTTGTAGCCTCACAACAtcccccttttcccttcctccccacccccgcttTTGTCTAGAGCAGGAGAGACTTGGCTTTGTCCCCCCACTTGGCTTTGTCCCCCCCCAATCCTTCCTGCCACCACTGGAGGTGGGAGCCAGGCACTGACCTGTCCGTGCAGAAACTGATGCTGGCACCATCTCCCTGTAGGCCGAGATCTGCCTGCACCCCTTTCTCCTCCAAGAAACTAGAGGCTTCCAGAAGCTGATGTTTGCCATACTCGCTCTAATTTATTAAGTCTGTACGCTCCCATTACTGGAGGGCTAACTGCTTGACGGGGGAGCGATGCTCCAACTTGGCTCCAAGCACAGAAGTGTGCTTGGTGGAGAGTTCCAGCACCAGGGCTGGGCGGGCCTCTTCCTTTCACAGTCTGGCCACTTGCTGGTCCACATGTACACCGGCCATGCATTTTGTTCTCCTACCGTCCAGGGGGGTTGGCAGTGGGCTGAAGAGAGAGGAGTGAAGCGTGGGCTAACTGCAGGCAGCTCCTCCTGTTCAGCCTGCAAATTTGTCTGTTTACAGAATCAAGGTCTCCCCTCCTCAAAGCTGCTACTCTACTCCTTTCTTTGAAAATCTAAACCACTGGAGGCctctttttccctcctctctccttccccagttTCCTTTGCGCCAATTAAAATCAGGATGGAAAGCATTCGCTGTCTGGCCCCAATTATTGTACCCTTGCCCAAAGGGAGGGGCCTCCGCCGCGGCCCCTCCAGAAATCTGGCCGTCTgggcctctccctctcctctacttaattctcaggccccacccattCCCTGGGGTAGCTGCCGTTGGCAGCTGGCGGGAGGGTATGGGTCTGGCTGTCCTGCCGGGACTTGCAGAACCAAATGGGCCAGGGGCCAAGTTCTTCAGTGTCTTTTGGGAGAGAGCAATGGTATCCTATCAGTGAAAATGATACTGAGGGAGAGATGGACTGCGATCCAAACGCCCTGGCTCTCCGAACTGGACTCCAAAGTCCAGCCAGAGCCCTAAACTGCCCAAGAGGAGAAAGAACTTAAAAAGAGATTGGGGTTGAGGAAAGGCTCGAGCACCACGCAGGACCTGGTAGGGTGCGAGCCGCGAGCAGTCCGGGAGAGCGCGCCTAGGGCGGAGCGTAGGCTGTGGGGAGGGCCGGGAGTCCGGGGCCGCCCCGCACACGCTCTCCGCGGGTGGGGAGTGGCGGGGGCCTGGGTGGGAAGGGGCGTGCGCCAGCGCACGCGCGCTCCTCCCGAGAAGGAGGTCTCCCTGCTGGAACGATCGGCTCCGGTTTTTCGGAAGGGACTCTCAGGGGTGTTCGAGAGTGGCGGGGCCGGACGGTGCGGAGTGGAGGAAGCCGGCTCCATGGctgccctcctgctgctgcccctgctgctgctgttgccgctgctgctgctgaagCTGCACCTCTGGCCGCGGTTGCGCTGGCTCGCGGCAGACTTGGCCTTCGCGGTGCGCGCCCATCGCTGCAAAAGGGCTCTTAGAGCTCGTGCTCGAGCGGCGGCTGCCGCCGACCCGGGAGGTCCCCAGGGGGGCTGCAGTCTGGCCTGGCGCCTAGCGCAACTGGCCCAGCAGCGCCCAGCGCACACGTTTCTCGTTCACGGCGTGCGTCGCTTTAGCTACGCGGAGGCGGAGAGCGAGAGTAACCGGGCTGCGCGCGCCTTCCTGCGCGCCCTGGACTGGGACGGGGGACCcagccgcggcggcggcggcggcggcggcggcgcgagGAGCGCTGGGGAAGGCGagcgggcggcgcggggcgccGGAGACACAGCGGCGCTTGCGGAGTGTGGAGGGGATGGGGCAGCCACAGGACGAGCCGCGGTCCCTCTGGCACCTGGAGCGACCGTGGCGCTGCTCCTCCCCGCCAGCCCAGAGTTCCTGTGGCTGTGGTTCGGGCTGGCCAAGGCGGGGCTGCGCACGGCCTTTGTACCCACCGCCCTGCGCCGCAGCCCCCTGCTGCACTGCCTCCGCATCTGCGGCGCGCGCGCGCTGGTGCTGGCGCCAGGTAAGGCTGGAACGCCGAACGGACTAGGCTGGGGCCAGCCACGGAAAGGGGCGTGTCTGGGGTCACAGAAGGGCTTGGTCCTGTCACCAGGACGCTGTCTCCCTGGGGTTCAGAAGTGAGTGGGGATGCGAAGCCATGAAGCTGAATCTTTGGTTTCCTAGGGATTCCCAAGGAGCTCAGGTCCCAGACCCATTATGGGATGTGCGTACTGTTCACTCTCACCGAGAGCAGTGCGGATGGGGACTGGGGGTGCAGGGGTAATAGGCTAAGGGGTGGGGAAGGCTTCTGGGTAGTGGCCAAGCCACCGAGCTGTACTTTCGCACCCTTTCCAGAGTTTCTGGAGTCCCTGGAGCCTGACCTGCCGGCCCTGAGAGCCATGGGGCTCCATCTGTGGGCTGCAGGCTCTAAAACCTACCCTGCTGGAATCAGAGATTTGCTGTCTGAAATGTCGGCTGAAGTGGATAGGCCAGTGCCGGGATATCTCTCTGCCCCCCAGAGCATGATGGACACGTGCCTGTACATCTTCACCTCTGGCACCACCGGTGAGGGCTGGGCACCGTGCTTACCTCCCAGAAACTAAGGCAGAGGTCTGGGAACCGCACCTGGGACCTCCTCAGCTCCCAGGTCACCCCCTCAAAATCCCCAGAGAGGATGCTGATCCCAGCGGAACAACCTTTCTCTCCAGTCTTCCCACCCGCTCTTCGTTTCTCCACCTCCCCTAAACTACCCATGTTTCCAGGACAGTCTGGGTCCTGTCCTCAATTTGTCAGGCCTCTGCCTCC
Above is a window of Lemur catta isolate mLemCat1 chromosome 3, mLemCat1.pri, whole genome shotgun sequence DNA encoding:
- the SLC27A3 gene encoding solute carrier family 27 member 3 isoform X2, producing the protein MAALLLLPLLLLLPLLLLKLHLWPRLRWLAADLAFAVRAHRCKRALRARARAAAAADPGGPQGGCSLAWRLAQLAQQRPAHTFLVHGVRRFSYAEAESESNRAARAFLRALDWDGGPSRGGGGGGGGARSAGEGERAARGAGDTAALAECGGDGAATGRAAVPLAPGATVALLLPASPEFLWLWFGLAKAGLRTAFVPTALRRSPLLHCLRICGARALVLAPEFLESLEPDLPALRAMGLHLWAAGSKTYPAGIRDLLSEMSAEVDRPVPGYLSAPQSMMDTCLYIFTSGTTGLPKAARISHLKILQCQGFYQLCGAHQEDVIYLALPLYHMSGSLLGIVGCLGIGATVVLKSKFSAGQFWEDCQQHRVTVFQYIGELCRYLVNQPLNKAERGHTVRLAVGSGLRPDTWERFVRRFGPLQVLETYGLTEGNVATFNYTGQRGAVGRASWLYKRVFPFSLIRYDVTTGEPIRDAQGHCAATSPGEPGLLVSPVSQDSPFLGYAGGAELARGKLLKDVFRPGDVFFNTGDLLICDDQGFLRFHDRTGDTFRWKGENVATTEVAEVFEALDFLQEVNVYGVTVPGA